The following proteins come from a genomic window of Nostoc sp. TCL26-01:
- a CDS encoding TonB-dependent receptor yields the protein MKMTVLLAGALALVAMQPVWAESRQVIDNREQKFLTPTLQNRHRVIKQLLAQANATVISVTGVKANPTEKGVEVILETTQGEKLEITNLSTGNNYIADIPNAQLRLPSGEAFTFRSEKPTAGITEITVTNQDANTIRVSIIGETSLPNIELFDSETGLIFGLTSVATAPPPPQEQPTTQSPPETQPEPQPSADTQAPIELVVTGEENGYQVPEVPTVTRTDIPLIDIPQSIQVIPQAVLRDQQITRIDDALRNVPGVIGSANSIVGNQITIRGFSTANLPILRDGFRVYDNFSSQEASNLERIEVLKGPASIQYGQLDPGGVINLVTKKPLSEPFAEIQAQFGSYGLIRPSFDVSGPLTTDGKLLYRLNALYQREDGFRDFNTETENFFIAPSLTWNISDRTKLNFSLEYLDSTRPFDTGLIAFGNGVADVPYSRNFNDPNDSINSTSLSLGYNLDHRFSDSWTLRNAFRYINQDILLQATLPGALNETTGILTRTYSRQESTSDEYSLQTNVVGKFATGSIKHTLLAGIDFNRGIFDTSVFRGAATRIDIFNPVYGVPPRTNFSTLTPRRRDEEFTRLGFYVQDQIALNEQFMVLAGLRYDTVDFKDVLTDVTKYDEAFSPVIGLVYKPAKNISVYTSYSRSFNPTFSVDANNNYLEAERGEGYEVGIKAELLQGNLLATLAYFDITKQNVATADPDIIGASVATGEQRSRGIEISAIGTIAPGWNIIAGYAYTDAEITKDNTIPVGNRLPGTPKHSASLWTTYEIQQGSFQGLGFGIGFNYVDKRFGNFQNNFEVDSYFLTNAALFYRRNNWRFGLNFNNIFDIDYITSASTLTRTRSIEPGQPFTVIGSIGVEF from the coding sequence ATGAAGATGACAGTTTTATTAGCAGGAGCATTAGCGCTTGTGGCAATGCAGCCTGTATGGGCAGAAAGTAGACAAGTCATAGACAACAGAGAACAAAAATTCCTCACACCGACTCTTCAGAATAGACACAGAGTAATTAAACAATTGCTAGCGCAGGCAAATGCCACAGTTATTTCTGTAACCGGAGTCAAAGCTAATCCTACAGAAAAAGGTGTAGAGGTAATTCTAGAAACTACCCAAGGAGAAAAACTAGAAATTACCAATCTCAGTACTGGTAATAACTACATTGCTGATATTCCCAATGCACAACTGCGGTTACCTAGTGGAGAAGCTTTTACTTTCCGTTCCGAGAAACCAACTGCCGGTATCACTGAGATTACAGTCACAAATCAAGATGCTAATACGATTCGAGTTAGCATCATTGGCGAGACAAGTTTACCCAATATCGAATTGTTTGATAGTGAAACAGGATTAATTTTTGGTCTGACATCTGTGGCTACTGCACCGCCACCACCACAAGAACAACCAACAACCCAGTCACCGCCAGAAACCCAGCCAGAACCCCAGCCATCAGCAGACACTCAAGCACCCATTGAATTAGTAGTGACAGGGGAAGAAAACGGATATCAAGTTCCCGAAGTTCCCACCGTCACGCGCACAGATATACCTCTGATTGATATCCCCCAGTCTATTCAAGTTATTCCCCAAGCAGTACTCAGAGATCAGCAAATTACCCGCATTGATGATGCACTCCGCAACGTCCCTGGTGTTATTGGCAGTGCCAACTCCATCGTTGGCAATCAAATCACAATTCGCGGTTTTAGTACAGCAAATCTGCCGATTTTACGAGATGGTTTTAGAGTCTATGACAACTTCTCTTCCCAAGAAGCCTCCAATTTAGAACGAATTGAAGTCTTAAAAGGCCCGGCTTCAATCCAATATGGTCAACTTGATCCTGGAGGAGTGATTAACCTCGTTACCAAAAAACCACTATCAGAACCATTTGCCGAAATACAAGCGCAATTTGGCAGTTATGGACTCATCAGGCCTAGCTTCGATGTTTCTGGTCCATTAACCACCGACGGTAAACTCCTCTATCGACTGAATGCACTTTACCAGCGAGAAGACGGGTTTCGAGACTTTAATACAGAAACAGAAAACTTTTTTATCGCACCAAGTTTGACATGGAATATTAGCGATCGCACCAAGTTAAACTTCTCCCTAGAATACCTGGATAGCACCCGACCCTTTGATACCGGTTTGATTGCTTTTGGCAATGGTGTGGCTGATGTACCGTATAGTCGCAATTTCAACGATCCCAATGACTCGATTAATTCAACTTCCTTGAGCCTTGGCTATAACCTAGACCATCGTTTTAGTGATAGCTGGACTCTACGCAATGCCTTCCGCTATATCAACCAAGATATCTTACTCCAAGCTACTCTTCCCGGCGCTTTGAATGAAACTACAGGTATTCTCACTCGTACCTATTCTCGACAAGAATCAACCTCAGATGAATACTCCCTCCAAACCAATGTTGTCGGTAAGTTTGCCACAGGTTCCATCAAACATACACTGCTAGCTGGGATTGACTTCAACCGGGGTATTTTCGATACATCAGTCTTTCGTGGGGCCGCAACCAGAATAGATATCTTTAATCCAGTCTACGGAGTGCCACCCAGAACCAATTTTTCCACTCTCACCCCCAGAAGAAGAGATGAAGAATTCACCAGATTAGGCTTCTATGTGCAAGATCAAATAGCCTTGAATGAACAATTCATGGTGCTGGCAGGTTTACGCTACGATACAGTCGATTTTAAGGATGTTTTAACCGATGTGACTAAATACGATGAAGCCTTCAGTCCCGTCATCGGTCTAGTTTATAAACCTGCCAAAAATATTTCCGTTTATACTAGCTATTCCCGTTCATTTAACCCCACTTTTTCTGTAGATGCTAACAATAATTATTTAGAAGCAGAACGCGGTGAAGGTTACGAAGTGGGGATTAAAGCTGAATTGCTCCAAGGCAATTTGCTCGCTACATTAGCTTACTTTGACATTACCAAACAGAATGTAGCCACAGCCGATCCCGACATTATAGGAGCATCTGTAGCCACAGGTGAACAACGCAGTCGGGGGATTGAAATTAGCGCCATTGGCACAATTGCCCCTGGGTGGAATATTATTGCTGGCTATGCCTACACAGATGCAGAAATTACCAAAGATAACACTATACCTGTGGGTAATCGCTTACCAGGAACCCCCAAACACAGTGCTAGTTTGTGGACAACCTACGAGATTCAACAAGGTAGTTTCCAAGGCTTAGGCTTTGGTATTGGCTTTAATTATGTTGACAAGCGCTTCGGCAACTTCCAAAATAATTTCGAGGTCGATAGTTATTTCCTCACAAATGCAGCGCTATTTTATCGCCGCAATAACTGGCGATTTGGACTGAACTTTAACAACATTTTCGACATCGATTATATTACCAGCGCTTCCACCTTAACTAGAACTCGTTCCATAGAACCAGGGCAACCATTTACTGTCATTGGCTCAATTGGTGTGGAATTTTAG
- a CDS encoding hybrid sensor histidine kinase/response regulator, with the protein MSHNKQQEIQMQFLEEATDYINTLEGVLLEIDTSHRIDLEKINGALRAAHSIKGGAAMMGFKALSDLSHRLEDAFKVLKTSKNSLDIDTQLQSLLLSGVDWLRQIVQLLAEGNAIEEDWLGTFCYPVFDELRDRLGEPTPEDAATILSPEEGQDVIPLLFETEVEGCLQRLESVLAHREQPCLQEEVAIMAAELGGLGEMLQLNAFTQLCESIKYHIENPHGHSIAAIAQLALQTWRRSQALVLTNQRHNLPTQLHLEELVNVAPSPTELQLAIPDTIIAPELIVEKPDEEIDSALAAIDFPEIITEFAKENITTDYKFIEPTTLGKNREHPENTVRVPSKQLEQINDLFGELVVQRNGLNSQLEKLRKLVRNLNQRVQTLEQENQDLRSNYDKTPLSLTHHHENPSNRASEFDALEMDRYNELNWRSQAVMETIVQVQEVSTDIQLSVDDTDQIARKLNKTSKQLQTKLNHIRMRPLSDLVERFPRAIRDLNVEYGKNVQLKITGGNTLIERSILEALNDPLMHLLRNAFDHGIEESAIRRTLGKPEQGLIEITATHRNNRTIITIHDDGRGISLEKIRTRAQAMGIDAALLTNATDEELLSLIFEPGFSTSEQVTALSGRGVGMDVVRNNLKLVRGDITVDTEPGVGTTFTMSVPFTLSIARVLLVESHKMLLAFPTDVVSEIFLLQNEQVFPMAGNEVLNWQGTMLPLIRLGCHLEFNCPRYDNPELETPPAINASSVLIVKGNNQPVAIQVERCWGEQEVAIRQVEGNIPLPQGFSNCTILGDGRVVALVNINELLYKIATNQRTPKHHQSSSARLKTPFLFFDSTKLQAPLTQQKGTILIIDDSINVRRFLALTLEKGGYQVEQAKDGEDAWEKLTNGLQVQAVICDIEMPRLDGYGFLDRINSSFNTKNIPVAMLTSRSSHKHRQLAMQLGARAYFSKPYNEQELLHTLEEIISDVAVSAASN; encoded by the coding sequence ATGTCACACAACAAACAACAAGAAATCCAGATGCAATTTCTGGAAGAAGCCACAGATTATATTAATACCTTAGAAGGGGTATTATTAGAAATTGATACCAGTCATCGGATTGATTTAGAAAAAATTAACGGCGCATTGCGGGCAGCCCATTCGATTAAGGGTGGGGCAGCGATGATGGGATTTAAAGCTTTGAGTGATTTATCTCATCGCTTGGAAGATGCTTTTAAGGTTTTAAAAACTAGTAAAAACTCTTTAGATATTGATACCCAATTACAAAGTTTACTGCTATCGGGTGTGGATTGGCTGCGGCAGATAGTGCAGTTACTGGCAGAAGGTAATGCTATTGAGGAGGATTGGTTAGGAACTTTTTGTTATCCAGTATTTGATGAATTACGCGATCGCTTGGGTGAACCCACCCCGGAAGATGCTGCTACTATCCTATCACCAGAAGAGGGACAAGATGTAATTCCCTTACTATTTGAAACAGAAGTTGAAGGATGTTTACAGCGTTTAGAATCTGTCTTGGCACATCGAGAACAACCTTGTTTACAAGAAGAAGTTGCTATCATGGCAGCCGAATTAGGTGGCTTGGGTGAAATGTTGCAGTTAAATGCCTTCACTCAACTGTGTGAATCGATCAAATATCATATAGAAAATCCTCATGGTCATAGTATAGCGGCAATTGCCCAATTAGCTTTACAAACATGGCGGCGATCGCAAGCTTTAGTTTTGACAAATCAGCGTCATAATTTACCGACACAACTGCATCTAGAGGAATTGGTAAATGTTGCCCCATCTCCTACAGAATTACAGTTAGCTATACCAGATACAATTATCGCACCTGAACTTATTGTAGAGAAACCCGATGAAGAGATTGATAGTGCTTTAGCTGCTATTGATTTCCCAGAAATAATTACCGAATTTGCTAAAGAAAATATTACTACAGATTATAAATTTATTGAACCAACAACTCTAGGCAAAAATCGAGAACATCCAGAAAATACCGTCAGAGTTCCCAGCAAACAACTAGAGCAAATCAATGATTTATTTGGAGAGTTGGTTGTGCAACGCAATGGACTCAACTCCCAACTAGAAAAATTGCGTAAACTCGTGCGGAATTTAAACCAACGAGTCCAGACTTTAGAACAAGAAAATCAAGACTTACGCAGCAACTACGATAAAACACCTTTATCCCTAACTCATCACCACGAAAATCCCTCAAACAGAGCCAGTGAATTTGATGCTCTAGAAATGGATCGCTACAACGAGTTAAACTGGCGATCGCAAGCCGTCATGGAAACCATAGTTCAAGTCCAAGAAGTATCTACAGATATTCAATTAAGTGTTGATGACACAGACCAAATTGCTCGTAAACTGAATAAAACATCGAAACAATTACAAACCAAACTCAACCATATCCGGATGCGTCCTCTATCGGATTTAGTCGAGCGTTTCCCCAGAGCCATCCGCGATTTAAATGTAGAATATGGTAAAAATGTCCAGTTAAAAATCACAGGTGGCAATACCTTAATTGAACGCAGCATTTTAGAAGCTTTAAATGATCCCTTAATGCACTTATTAAGAAATGCCTTTGATCATGGTATCGAAGAATCTGCCATCCGTCGGACTTTAGGTAAACCAGAACAAGGACTAATCGAAATTACTGCTACTCACCGCAATAATCGCACAATAATTACCATCCATGACGACGGTCGAGGCATTTCTTTAGAGAAAATTCGTACCCGCGCCCAAGCAATGGGGATAGACGCAGCGCTACTCACTAACGCCACAGATGAAGAACTCCTCTCACTCATCTTTGAACCAGGTTTTAGCACATCTGAGCAAGTCACTGCCCTCTCTGGACGCGGTGTAGGTATGGATGTGGTTCGCAATAACTTAAAATTAGTCCGGGGTGATATCACTGTCGATACAGAACCGGGAGTAGGCACAACCTTTACAATGTCAGTGCCGTTCACCCTATCCATTGCTAGAGTCTTGCTAGTTGAAAGTCACAAAATGTTGTTGGCATTTCCCACAGATGTGGTTTCAGAAATCTTTCTGCTACAAAACGAGCAAGTTTTCCCAATGGCAGGTAACGAAGTACTTAATTGGCAAGGAACAATGTTACCCCTCATTCGCCTTGGTTGCCACCTAGAATTTAACTGTCCCCGCTACGATAACCCAGAATTAGAAACCCCTCCAGCAATCAATGCTAGCAGTGTATTAATTGTCAAAGGAAATAATCAACCAGTTGCCATCCAAGTCGAAAGATGCTGGGGTGAACAAGAAGTTGCCATTCGTCAAGTAGAAGGAAATATCCCTTTACCCCAAGGTTTTAGTAACTGCACAATTCTTGGTGATGGTCGAGTTGTCGCATTAGTAAATATCAATGAATTACTCTATAAAATTGCCACAAATCAGCGCACTCCCAAACATCATCAATCATCATCAGCTAGGTTAAAAACACCATTTCTTTTCTTTGATAGTACCAAGCTACAAGCACCACTCACCCAACAAAAAGGCACAATTTTAATTATCGATGACTCTATCAACGTCCGCCGTTTCCTAGCATTAACTCTAGAAAAAGGTGGATACCAAGTCGAACAAGCCAAAGATGGTGAAGATGCCTGGGAGAAATTAACAAATGGCTTACAAGTCCAAGCCGTAATTTGTGATATTGAAATGCCCCGTCTTGATGGCTACGGCTTTTTAGACCGCATTAACTCCAGCTTTAACACCAAAAATATTCCTGTCGCTATGCTCACCTCCCGTAGTAGTCATAAACATCGACAACTAGCTATGCAATTAGGAGCTAGAGCCTATTTTTCTAAACCTTATAATGAGCAAGAATTACTCCACACCTTAGAAGAGATTATCAGTGATGTAGCTGTATCAGCAGCATCTAATTAA
- a CDS encoding response regulator: protein MSTTPLSSYRLIQKLHPLSLLAQLTSRHATGCLRVFTDTAFWSINLEEGKLTYTSYSDNLFERLDNHLRRFSQKIPTLNSATRVQMRLMFEPNGDSQSLAYPDYQAICWLVNQDYLTTKQAATLIEELAKEVLETFLVIKEGSYEFYPESAWDELPKFCHLDLRLLVEYCQKQLRHRQQMSSSVNTGGASQVLPSSRPLSTPLAQRHGQQLLRQNPLELPENLPPKNPSSLVRKSLYTIACIDDSQTVLNSIKNFLDENVFTVVTINDPVKALMQILRSKPDLILLDVEMPNLDGYELCSLLRRHSAFKNIPIIMVTGRTGFIDRAKAKMVRSSGYLTKPFDQSELLKMVFKHIG from the coding sequence ATGAGTACAACGCCTCTTAGTAGCTACAGGTTGATTCAGAAACTACATCCCCTATCTTTGTTAGCACAACTTACCAGTCGTCATGCTACTGGTTGCTTGCGCGTATTTACAGATACAGCTTTTTGGTCTATTAATCTGGAGGAAGGTAAACTCACCTACACTTCCTACTCAGATAATCTATTTGAACGCTTGGATAATCATTTAAGGCGCTTTAGTCAAAAAATTCCGACACTGAATAGCGCTACTCGCGTACAAATGCGGCTGATGTTTGAACCTAATGGTGATAGTCAATCCCTAGCGTATCCAGATTATCAAGCGATTTGTTGGCTAGTAAATCAAGACTATTTGACGACAAAACAAGCAGCGACTCTCATAGAAGAATTAGCCAAGGAAGTATTAGAGACTTTTTTGGTGATTAAAGAAGGTAGCTACGAATTTTATCCTGAAAGTGCGTGGGATGAATTACCGAAATTTTGTCATTTAGATTTGCGTTTACTGGTGGAATATTGTCAAAAACAATTACGCCATCGGCAACAGATGTCATCATCAGTAAATACAGGTGGTGCTTCTCAAGTCTTACCTTCCTCAAGACCATTATCAACTCCCTTAGCACAACGCCACGGACAGCAATTATTAAGACAAAATCCTCTGGAATTACCGGAGAATTTGCCCCCAAAAAATCCCTCATCTTTGGTAAGAAAAAGTTTATACACAATTGCTTGTATTGATGATAGTCAAACAGTCTTAAACTCCATCAAAAACTTTTTAGATGAGAATGTGTTTACAGTTGTCACTATTAATGATCCGGTGAAAGCATTGATGCAAATTCTCCGGAGTAAACCAGACTTAATTTTACTCGATGTAGAAATGCCAAATTTAGATGGTTATGAACTATGTTCTTTATTAAGGAGGCATTCAGCATTTAAGAATATCCCAATTATTATGGTGACGGGCAGAACAGGATTTATTGACAGGGCTAAAGCCAAAATGGTGAGGTCTTCGGGCTATTTAACTAAGCCTTTTGACCAATCAGAATTACTCAAGATGGTATTTAAGCATATTGGTTAA
- a CDS encoding PleD family two-component system response regulator, which yields MSITLVGTILIVEDSPSELELMSRYLRDSGYKVIKALGAKEAIDKALLEKPDVIVTDVVMPGMSGFELCRSLKKNPTTEKVPIVICSSKNQEIDRLWAMKQGADAYITKPYTREQLLRAIKLVVS from the coding sequence GTGAGTATTACTTTAGTTGGGACAATTTTGATTGTGGAAGATTCGCCTAGCGAATTGGAATTAATGAGCAGATATTTGCGTGATAGTGGTTACAAAGTGATTAAAGCATTAGGAGCAAAAGAAGCTATCGATAAAGCTTTATTAGAAAAACCTGATGTGATTGTTACTGATGTGGTGATGCCGGGAATGAGTGGATTTGAATTATGTCGTTCCTTGAAGAAAAATCCCACAACAGAAAAAGTACCAATTGTGATTTGCAGTTCCAAAAATCAGGAAATAGACCGTTTGTGGGCAATGAAACAAGGTGCTGATGCTTATATCACCAAACCATACACCCGCGAACAACTGCTGCGGGCGATTAAATTAGTGGTGAGTTGA
- a CDS encoding chemotaxis protein CheW, producing MNNSPIKLAAKLPPNKLGDGYLKFQLNHQTAAIIAMEHTQEAVILPVESVTPMPHMPSCILGLMNWRSRIIWAVDLPKMLNLESIENRLHQYNVVVIKVGAVLLGLVVQEIKGITKFLPDEIHSPIGQVTSSLVPYLRGCVVQQEEIFLVLDAQSIVNSPALTN from the coding sequence ATGAATAACTCACCCATTAAATTAGCGGCAAAATTACCGCCTAATAAATTAGGAGATGGCTATCTCAAGTTTCAGCTTAATCACCAGACGGCAGCAATTATCGCTATGGAACATACACAAGAAGCGGTGATTTTGCCTGTGGAATCTGTCACGCCAATGCCGCATATGCCTAGTTGTATCTTGGGGTTAATGAACTGGCGCAGTCGGATTATTTGGGCAGTAGATTTGCCAAAAATGCTGAATTTGGAATCTATAGAAAATAGGCTACATCAATACAATGTAGTTGTGATTAAAGTTGGTGCGGTGCTGCTAGGTTTAGTGGTACAAGAAATTAAAGGCATCACTAAATTTCTACCTGATGAAATTCATTCCCCCATTGGGCAAGTAACATCTAGCTTAGTTCCCTATCTGCGGGGTTGTGTTGTTCAACAGGAAGAAATATTTCTGGTTTTAGATGCTCAATCTATTGTCAATTCTCCTGCCCTGACTAATTAG
- a CDS encoding methyl-accepting chemotaxis protein: MVHKTDMAQSGDAKNQRSLSKNPKTAESIGQLSSKLNQHQQTINHLIVYCQHLSLKTKAIILAIALGTLPILTVGAIAYNLLNRSITQQVTQAQQAQAASLTDRVNRFILGHYQDIQVLSRLPFLANPRFSNNTTIAEKQAVLDSIVQAYQDYDSIAVFNIDGQLIAQSSGTPLYNQKDQIYFQELLQKDTSIISYAGTANIYLAVPIKDMISERTIAFIRASIPIKSLEALIKNEHTYSLLDPSGNVILSSEPALLGKSAQNYYPNLASRITAKKIASFTTVSAINRQSQLVNYIPPQSFAGLPDLNWQTLLTTDADILFQPQRQLLWTIAIGTVLTAGLVSAIAAWLAQGITERILKATQTLAKLSQGEFSTRASVDSDDELGTLNTNINQVAEHLQILVKQRAYVPNFSEGQPPEALQLQLLELLSNVEGVAKGDLTVRADVTTGEIGTVADFFNSIVENLRDIVTQVKQAAHQLNIAIGSNEGAIHQLAEEALIQAGEINRTLDAVGQMTDSMQAVATSAKQAAIVANHAAHTATKSGQAMDLTVQNILSLRETVGETTKKVKRLGESSQQISRVVAIINQIATQTNLLAINAGIEAARAGEEGQGFAVVAEEIGELAARSATATQEIEQIVENIQRETSEVVKAMEVGTTQVVEGTRIVEEAKQSLSQILDVSRQIDTLIQSISTATTSQVDTSQTVSKLMQDIASVSKRSSDSSRLVAQSLKQTVEISHQLQETVETFKVN; encoded by the coding sequence ATGGTACATAAAACTGATATGGCTCAGAGTGGTGATGCCAAAAATCAACGGTCTTTGAGCAAAAATCCCAAAACTGCTGAGAGTATAGGACAATTATCTAGTAAACTAAATCAGCATCAGCAAACTATTAATCATCTGATTGTATATTGTCAGCATCTCAGCTTAAAGACAAAAGCGATAATTTTAGCGATCGCTCTCGGTACACTCCCCATCTTGACTGTCGGGGCGATCGCTTATAATTTACTCAATAGATCCATTACCCAACAAGTAACTCAAGCCCAACAAGCCCAAGCTGCGAGTTTGACAGATAGAGTCAACCGCTTTATCTTGGGACATTATCAAGATATCCAAGTCCTCTCCCGTTTACCCTTCTTAGCAAATCCCCGCTTTAGTAACAATACAACGATTGCGGAAAAACAAGCAGTCTTAGATAGTATTGTCCAAGCTTATCAAGACTACGATAGTATTGCTGTATTTAATATTGATGGTCAATTAATTGCCCAATCTTCTGGCACACCTCTATATAATCAAAAAGACCAAATTTATTTTCAAGAACTTCTGCAAAAAGACACTTCTATTATCAGTTATGCCGGCACAGCCAATATTTATTTAGCTGTACCCATTAAAGATATGATTTCTGAGAGAACTATTGCCTTTATTCGGGCTAGCATTCCGATCAAATCTCTAGAAGCCTTAATTAAAAATGAGCATACATACAGTTTACTCGACCCATCAGGCAATGTAATTCTCAGTTCCGAACCTGCATTATTAGGTAAATCAGCCCAGAATTATTACCCCAATTTAGCATCACGAATAACTGCTAAAAAAATTGCTAGTTTCACGACAGTTTCTGCGATTAATCGCCAGTCACAATTAGTTAATTACATCCCACCTCAAAGTTTTGCGGGACTACCAGACCTCAACTGGCAAACACTTTTAACAACAGATGCAGATATCTTATTTCAACCACAAAGACAATTGTTATGGACAATCGCCATCGGTACAGTACTGACAGCTGGCTTAGTTAGTGCGATCGCTGCTTGGTTAGCCCAGGGTATCACAGAACGTATCCTCAAAGCGACACAAACCTTAGCAAAACTTAGTCAAGGTGAATTCTCAACTCGCGCCTCAGTTGACAGTGACGATGAATTAGGAACACTAAATACCAATATCAACCAAGTCGCAGAACATTTACAAATTTTAGTCAAGCAACGCGCCTATGTTCCCAACTTCAGCGAGGGACAACCACCAGAAGCCTTACAACTGCAACTCTTAGAACTCCTCAGCAATGTCGAAGGTGTAGCCAAGGGCGACTTGACAGTACGTGCAGACGTGACAACAGGAGAAATCGGTACTGTCGCTGACTTTTTCAACTCCATCGTCGAAAATCTCCGCGATATCGTCACCCAAGTCAAACAAGCTGCTCATCAGTTGAATATTGCCATCGGTTCTAATGAAGGGGCAATTCACCAACTCGCTGAAGAAGCACTCATCCAAGCTGGCGAAATCAACCGCACTCTTGACGCAGTTGGGCAAATGACTGACTCCATGCAAGCAGTCGCCACCAGTGCCAAACAAGCTGCCATCGTCGCCAACCACGCCGCCCACACTGCCACCAAAAGTGGACAAGCAATGGATTTGACTGTGCAGAACATCCTCTCATTGCGGGAAACTGTCGGCGAAACTACCAAGAAAGTCAAACGCTTAGGAGAATCTTCTCAACAAATTTCCCGTGTGGTGGCCATTATTAATCAAATTGCCACCCAAACCAACTTACTCGCCATCAACGCTGGCATAGAAGCCGCCCGTGCTGGGGAAGAAGGGCAAGGTTTTGCAGTCGTGGCTGAAGAAATCGGTGAACTAGCCGCTAGAAGCGCCACAGCTACTCAAGAAATTGAACAAATTGTGGAAAATATTCAACGAGAAACCAGTGAAGTTGTCAAAGCAATGGAGGTAGGAACTACCCAAGTAGTCGAAGGAACCAGAATTGTGGAAGAAGCCAAGCAAAGCCTTAGCCAAATCTTAGATGTATCGCGGCAAATTGACACATTAATTCAGTCAATTTCTACCGCCACCACATCTCAGGTAGATACATCTCAAACTGTCAGCAAATTAATGCAAGATATCGCCTCTGTCTCTAAACGCAGTAGTGATTCTTCCCGCCTAGTTGCCCAATCTCTCAAACAAACTGTAGAAATTTCTCACCAATTACAAGAAACCGTCGAGACTTTTAAGGTTAATTAA
- a CDS encoding AraC family transcriptional regulator → MTVSVSQQAYADLVKEAQHQGEVLYQQTGAEKTYRLPKYFGRGVDCITELRHGLTIHIREAQLRQPLRLERQHEATFPLTAKFYLSSCSRVKTPGAVEINDDYEESHGYNYLYCLPNVLEYEEWRAEEPIQLVMLYADIDYFRLFSPNDESLPATLAQMIETGTPTQFYQSLGQNTIAMQQILQQILHCPYQGIPRQMYLEAKALELLTLQFTQWTQNPEPSLKTKLRKDDIERLYAAKDILINRINNPPSLLELSRQIGLNERKLKQGFRQIFGTTVFGYLQDYRLQQAQDLLKKRDISIARVATTVGYTNPEAFSVAFRRKFAISPKAYQMQRNHR, encoded by the coding sequence ATGACAGTTTCAGTTTCACAACAAGCATATGCGGACTTGGTTAAAGAGGCTCAACACCAGGGAGAAGTGCTGTATCAGCAAACGGGTGCGGAAAAAACCTATCGATTGCCCAAGTATTTTGGTAGAGGCGTTGATTGCATTACCGAACTGCGTCACGGACTAACCATACACATTCGAGAAGCCCAACTGCGACAACCCTTGAGATTAGAACGACAGCACGAAGCGACATTTCCCTTGACAGCAAAATTTTATCTATCCAGTTGTTCAAGAGTCAAAACACCGGGGGCTGTGGAGATTAACGACGATTATGAAGAAAGCCACGGTTACAACTACCTTTACTGCCTACCCAACGTCTTAGAATACGAAGAATGGCGAGCAGAAGAACCAATCCAATTAGTCATGCTCTATGCAGACATCGACTATTTTCGATTGTTCAGTCCCAATGATGAATCCCTGCCAGCAACCTTAGCCCAGATGATAGAAACAGGCACACCAACGCAATTTTATCAATCTCTGGGGCAGAACACGATCGCCATGCAACAAATACTCCAGCAAATCCTCCATTGCCCTTATCAGGGAATTCCCCGCCAAATGTATCTAGAAGCCAAAGCCCTAGAACTATTGACTTTACAGTTTACTCAGTGGACACAAAATCCTGAGCCATCCCTGAAGACTAAGTTGCGAAAAGATGACATTGAGCGACTGTATGCTGCCAAAGATATTTTAATCAATCGCATCAATAATCCCCCCTCATTACTAGAGTTATCTAGGCAGATAGGACTCAACGAACGCAAACTCAAACAGGGATTTCGGCAGATTTTTGGCACAACAGTATTCGGTTACTTACAAGACTATCGCCTACAACAAGCTCAAGATTTACTTAAGAAACGAGATATATCCATCGCCAGAGTTGCCACAACCGTAGGTTATACCAACCCAGAAGCCTTTAGCGTCGCCTTCCGGCGCAAATTTGCCATCAGTCCCAAAGCATATCAAATGCAGCGAAATCATCGCTAA